From one Lolium rigidum isolate FL_2022 chromosome 4, APGP_CSIRO_Lrig_0.1, whole genome shotgun sequence genomic stretch:
- the LOC124650030 gene encoding calmodulin-binding transcription activator 3-like isoform X4, producing MQQHQNGVGPVIHPPIFSSYGPSSSIGTYPVLQHAMVNNTNMYSGSQDSSSVLLSDSRAGFIQNSHESHNDLSSWNEVMKSNRGFMPHLQPPVPPEVGTSAEGPAVEYLTFDEVYSDGLSLNDISAARADGESFWQFSSATGDSAMENSFAQNNGYGEAAISHPFLKTKSSNLSDILKDSFKKSDSFTRWMSNELPDVEDSQIQSSSGAYWNSEEADSIIEASSREPQDQFTVAPMLSQDQLFSIVDFSPSWTYAVSKTKVLVSGRLLNANEVTERCKWSCMFGEVEVPAEISSDGTLRCYSPPHKPGRVPFYITCSNRLACSEVREFEFRPSDSQYMDAPSPHGATNKIYFQIRLDKLLSLRQDTYQATVSNPSLEMIDLSKKISLLMKNNDDWSELLKLADDNELLTIDQQDQFAENLIKEKLHVWLLHKAGDGGKGPSVVDDEGQGVLHLAAALGYDWAIRPTVTSGVNINFRDVHGWTALHWAAFCGRERTVVALIALGAAPGALTDPTPDFPGSTPADLASANGHRGISGFLAESSLTSHLQALNLKEANMAEISGLPGIGDVTDRSSSQPAIGDSLSAVRNAAQAAARIYQFNRIQSFQRKQAVQYEDDKSGISDERALPLMSVKSSRPGKLDPLHAAASRIQNKYRGWKGRKEFLLIRQRIVKIQAHVRGHQVRKHYRKIIWSVGIVEKVILRWRRRGAGLRGFRSSEGAMESSSGGTSTNLVTHKPAGDDYDFLQEGRKQTDDRLQKALARVKSMAQYPEARDQYQRILTVVSKMQESQATQEKMLEDAAEMDEGSFMSEFKELWDDGTPAPGYF from the exons ATGCAGCAGCATCAAAATGGAGTTGGACCAGTGATTCATCCTCCTATTTTCAGCTCTTATGGTCCTTCTTCATCTATAG GTACTTATCCAGTACTGCAGCATGCTATGGTGAACAATACAAATATGTATTCTGGCAGTCAAGATAGTTCCTCTGTTCTTCTGAGTGATTCAAGAGCTGGATTTATACAGAATAGCCATGAAAGTCACAATGATCTTTCATCATGGAATGAGGTTATGAAATCGAATAGAGGATTTATGCCACATCTGCAACCTCCTGTTCCTCCTGAGGTTGGCACTTCTGCAGAAGGCCCAGCAGTAGAGTATTTGACATTTGATGAAGTATATTCGGATGGACTTAGTCTCAATGATATTAGTGCTGCACGTGCTGACGGAGAATCATTCTGGCAG TTCTCCAGTGCTACTGGCGATTCTGCAATGGAGAACAGTTTTGCACAAAATAATGGATATGGGGAGGCAGCCATCAGCCACCCTTTTTTGAAGACTAAATCATCCAATTTATCTGATATCCTAAAAGATAGCTTTAAGAAATCTGACAGTTTTACAAGATGGATGAGCAACGAGCTTCCTGATGTGGAGGATTCCCAAATTCAGTCTAGCTCTGGGGCGTACTGGAACTCTGAAGAGGCAGATAGTATCATCGAAGCATCAAGCCGTGAGCCACAGGATCAGTTTACTGTGGCACCAATGCTTTCACAAGACCAGCTCTTTAGTATAGTTGATTTTTCACCAAGCTGGACATATGCAGTCTCAAAGACTAAG GTTTTAGTTAGTGGGAGATTATTAAATGCCAACGAAGTGACTGAAAGATGCAAGTGGTCATGTAtgtttggagaagttgaagttccAGCAGAGATTTCATCAGATGGGACTCTACGTTGTTattctcctccacacaaacctggTAGAGTCCCTTTCTATATCACCTGTTCCAACAGGTTGGCCTGCAGTGAAGTACGTGAGTTTGAATTTCGACCAAGTGACTCTCAGTACATGGATGCTCCTAGTCCACATGGTGCAACAAACAAAATTTATTTCCAGATACGCCTTGATAAACTATTGTCCCTCAGGCAAGACACATACCAAGCAACTGTATCTAACCCCAGTCTGGAGATGATTGATTTGAGTAAGAAGATAAGTTTGCTGATGAAAAACAATGATGATTGGTCGGAGTTACTAAAGCTTGCTGATGATAATGAGCTGCTTACAATTGATCAGCAGGATCAGTTTGCTGAAAACTTGATCAAGGAAAAACTGCATGTCTGGCTTCTTCATAAAGCAGGTGATGGTGGAAAGGGACCAAGCGTAGTAGATGATGAGGGACAGGGCGTACTTCACCTAGCAGCTGCCCTTGGGTACGACTGGGCTATTAGACCAACTGTTACTTCCGGTGTGAACATCAATTTCAGAGATGTCCATGGATGGACTGCACTCCATTGGGCTGCATTCTGCGGCAG AGAGCGGACTGTTGTCGCACTTATTGCGCTGGGAGCAGCTCCTGGAGCTTTGACAGACCCAACTCCCGATTTCCCTGGAAGCACACCAGCAGATCTGGCATCTGCTAATGGACACAGGGGAATTTCTGGTTTCCTGGCAGAGTCTTCTCTGACTAGCCATCTTCAGGCCCTCAACCTGAAGGAAGCCAATATGGCTGAAATATCTGGCCTACCTGGCATTGGAGATGTTACTGACAGAAGTTCTTCTCAGCCTGCAATTGGAGATTCCTTAAGTGCTGTTCGTAATGCTGCTCAAGCTGCTGCTCGGATATATCAATTTAATAGAATACAATCCTTCCAAAGAAAGCAAGCTGTTCAATACGAGGATGACAAAAGTGGAATATCAGATGAGCGTGCACTTCCGCTCATGTCTGTCAAGTCATCCAGACCAGGGAAGCTTGATCCCCTGCATGCTGCTGCATCTCGTATACAAAATAAGTACAGGGGATGGAAGGGGAGAAAGGAGTTTCTTCTTATTAGGCAGCGGATTGTAAAGATCCAG GCTCATGTGCGTGGCCACCAAGTGAGGAAGCATTATCGGAAGATAATTTGGTCTGTTGGGATAGTGGAGAAAGTTATATTACGCTGGAGGCGCAGAGGGGCTGGGTTGCGTGGGTTTCGGTCTTCCGAAGGTGCCATGGAGAGCAGCAGTGGTGGAACAAGTACCAATTTGGTCACGCATAAACCTGCTGGGGATGACTATGATTTCTTGCAAGAAGGACGAAAGCAAACTGACGACAGACTGCAGAAAGCTCTTGCCAGAGTCAAGTCCATGGCTCAGTACCCAGAAGCAAGAGATCAGTATCAGAGGATTTTGACTGTTGTATCAAAAATGCAAGAGTCCCAG GCCACTCAAGAAAAGATGCTCGAGGACGCAGCAGAGATGGACGAAGGCTCTTTCATGAGTGAATTCAAGGAGCTGTGGGATGATGGTACACCTGCCCCTGGCTATTTCTAG